In Oscillatoria sp. FACHB-1407, the genomic stretch GAAAAACCTGCCTACATCCATGATGAATGCAACATGAATGTAGACGTTCCATGGACGTGAGGTGACGCAATGCATGAGACCGACATGACAAAGGCACTGATTCTCACGGTCAAAGATTGGTGGGAGTCACAGCCCGATCGCCCCGTTATTTCCCAGGTCCATCTCACGGTTGGCAAATGCACCTGCGTTGAGCCAGCGAGCCTGCAATTTGCCTACGCTGTGCAAACCCAGAATACTTTTTTAGAAGGAACGGAGTTGGTGATTCGAGAAACACCGCTCATTGCCTTCTGTCATCCCTGCCAAAAGGAATATGAACCGGATATTGGCACTCATTATGCCTGTCCGACCTGCCATTCCCCGATGGATGATATTCGCTCTGGGCGAGAGCTCAAAATTGATCGGCTCGAATTAAGGTCAGTGGTTGGTAGTCAGTAGTCAATGGTCAGTGGTTAGTGGTCAATGGTCAATGGTCAATGGTCAGTGGTCAATGGTCAATGGTCAGTGGTCAGTGGTCAATGGTTAGTGGTCAATGGCAGCGGCCAGGTGACGATGAACAATTGACGATTGACGATAAACCAACAGTTCTTATCCTTAATAACCCCTATCTTCATCCTCCTTTTTTCCCTCTATGCATCAAACAGTTGACGTTGCTCTCGGAATTAACCTGCTCCATGCCAATCAGGCAGGGGCAGATCACAATCGATCGCACCTGGATGAATGGGGCATTACCTGTCTCAACATCATGAGTAGCCCCGGTGCGGGTAAGACCGTGTTGTTGGAGCGCACTTTGGCAACGCTGAGCCGTGACCTGGCGATCGCGGTGATCGAAGGCGACATGACGACAGAATTGGATGCCGAGCGTCTGCGCCAGTATGGTGTTCCCGTCATTGCCATTAACACCGGGCGTTCCTGTCATCTCGACTCCAAGATGGTGGCGGGTGGTCTGCACCAGTTGGAGCACAACCACGACCCCAGCACATTTGATTTGCTGTTGGTTGAGAATGTGGGCAATCTGGTTTGCCCTGCTGAGTTTGAGGTGGGTGAGCACGCCAAAGTAGCTCTGTTGAGTGTCACTGAGGGGGCCGACAAACCGCTGAAATATCCGGTGATGTTTCAGGAAGCTGATTGCTTACTGATCACCAAAACCGATCTGGTTCCCTATTTGGATGTCGATGTAGAACAGATTGCTGCCAATGTGCGCCAGATGAATCCTGATGCCACCATCATTCCCGTCTCTGCCAAAACAGGCGAAGGTTTAGAAACCTGGTTTGCCTGGGTCAAAGGTCAGGTCGCTGCTCAGGCAGTCAGTCGGGCATCATACCCCGTTGTTGCGTTGCAGGCTTAGTGCAGCCGATTGTCCATCCCCGCTGAAATGCACGCCGATTTTGAGTTCAACCACGTTGCTATAAGGAAGCCCAATGAATATTCGCAAACTTGTCTCGTGGATCGCAATCTTTGTAGTGAGTGTGGCGATCGCCATCAGTTGCACTCCATCGCCCACTTCAACCTCGGATACCGGATCTTCCCCTGCTGCTAGCCCAGCAGGAGAACCCGTCACCCTTGGCTTTAGTGCTTGGCCGGGTTGGATTCCCTGGCAAGTGACGCAGGACAAAGGCATCTTTGAAGAGAACAACGTCAAGGTTGACCTGAAGTGGTTTGATGGCTATCTCGACTCAATCAACGCTCTAGCTGCTGGGCAGTTAGACGGCAACAGTCAAACCCTGAATGACACGATTAGCTCAATCTCTGGTGGTGCTGATCTGGTCATCGTTCTGACAAACGACAACTCCACTGGCAACGACCAGATCATCGTCAGTGAGGGCATCAACTCCATTGAAGATCTGCGGGGCAAAAAAGTCGCAGCAGAAGAGGGAACTGTGGATCACTTCCTCCTGTTGCTAGGGTTGCAACAAGCCGGGATGACCCAGGCAGATATTGAGTTTCAGCCATTAGAGACGGGTGCTGCTGCGGCTGCCTTTGCGGCAGGTCAGTTGGATGCAGTGGGCGTATTCGCTCCCTTCACCACCAAAGCGTTAGAGCGTCCCGGAAGCAAGCCTCTGTTTACCTCAGCCGATTTTCCGGGAGCCATTTCGGATCACCTCGTTGTTTCCCGCCAGATGGTAGATGAGCGACCCGATGATGTGCAGGCGTTAGTCAATAGCTGGTTTGACACCTTGAATTACATCAACGACAACAAAGCGGAAACCCTCACCATCATGTCAAAGCGAGGGGGGGTGACCGAAGACGAGTACAAGGAATACGAAACAGGCACCACCATCTTCACCATTGAGGACAACTTGAAGGCAATGGAGGCAGGTTCCGACATGACTTCCCTTCCCTACGCTGCCGAGGAGATCAGCAACTTCTTGGTTGAAGCAGGTCTGGCACCTCAAGCCCCTGATCTGAGCAAGTTATTTGACGATCGCTTCGTCAAAGCCTACGCCGAGTCAGCAGGAACCTAGGTAAGAAAGGATAAAGGATAAGAGATGAAGGATAAAGCACAAGCGATTAAAGCCGCTAATGGTCAATTGTCAATGGCTCATTGCCTGTCCTTCTGATTTCATCCTTTAGCCTTCATCCTTTTCTTTTTTCTCTCTTCTCTTTTCATCCTTTAGCCTTTAGCCTTCATCCTTTTCTTTTTTCTCTCTTCTCTTTTCATCCTTTAGCCTTTAGCCTTCATCCTTTTCTTTTTTCTCTCTTCTCTTTTCATCCTTTAGCCTTTAGCCTTCATCCTTTTCTTTTTTCTCTCTTCTCTTTTCATCCTTTAGCCTTTAGCCTTCATCCTTTTCTTTTTTCTCTCCTCCTCCCTCCTCCTTACCTCCCATGAGCCAATCCACCGAGTCATTTCCCAGTCCGATCGCCTCGCATCCATCGGAAATGCTTCCTCCAACTGTCTTTTGGCGCATTGCGGAGGGCATTCCTCGACGACTGGTCGCCATTCTGGTGAGTTTGTCGATCGCCGTACCGTTGCTGTTATGGTGGGTTGTCTCTAGCTGGATGGCATCCCGTGGGGGGACAGCGGCTGTTTTTTTACCGACTCCGGCTCAAGTGCTCACAGCATTTTGGGGCTTGTGGAGCAATGGCACACTGCCTAAAGACATCATCTTTAGCCTGTTTCGCGTGTTGAGTGGATTCTTTTTGGCAGCGGTGATTTCCGTGCCGTTAGGTGGATTGATGGGTAGCTTTGCCAGTGTGCGATCGCTCCTGGAACCCATCATTGGCATCATACGCTACATGCCTGCGCCTGCATTTATTCCACTATTGATCTTGTACTTTGGCTTAGGAGAATTGCCCAAGATTCTGTTGATCTTCATCGGCACTCTATTCTTCAACACGTTGATGATTATGGATGCGGTGAAGTTTGTACCCAAGGAACTGATTGAAACCACCTACACTCTGGGGGGCAAACGCTGGCAGGTGTTGCTGCAAGTGATTTATCCCTACATCTACCCCAACATCATTGATGCCTGCCGGGTCAACATGGCAGCGTCGTGGAACCTGGTCATCGTCGCTGAACTGGTTGCTGCGACCGAGGGCTTGGGCAAACGCATCAGTATTGCTCAACGGTTTTTGAGAACCGACGAGATCTTTGCAGGGCTGATTGTGATTGGACTGATCGGACTGGCGATCGACTTGTTATTTCGGTTGTGGCTCCGTATTGCTTGTCGTTGGGCGAGGTGAGGTTAGTGGTCAGTAGTCAGTAGTTAATGGTCAATGGTCAATAGTTAGTGGTCAATGGTCAATAGTTAGTGGTCAGTAGTCAGTAGTTAATGGTCAATGGTCAATAGTTAGTGGTCAATGGTCAATAGTTAGTGGTCAATGGTCAGTAGCCAATAGGCGTTAGTTCGAGATTAAACCTTGTTCCTTCTCCTCTTTTCGTTCTTCTTTTTTCTATCTTCTCTTTTCGTTCTTCTTTTTTATCCTTCACCCCTCATCCTTTATCCTTCATTTCTTCCTCGTCATGCACCTCGAAGTTAACCACCTCTACAAACAGTTTCCGACTCGTAATGGTTCTGTGTTGGCGTTGAAAGATATCAACATGCACATTGAGGAAGGTGAGTTTGTCTGTGCAGTAGGTGCGTCAGGTTCGGGCAAGTCTACCCTGCTGCGTCTAATTGCGGGGCTAGAGACTGCTACAACGGGGGAAGTGCTCGTGGATGGGGTGCGAGTGACAGGACCGGGCAGCGATCGCGGTATGGTATTTCAGCACTACACGCTTTATCCCTGGATGACGGTGGCAGATAACGTGGGGTTTGGGCTAAAGCTGCGAGGCGTGAGTGCCAGTCAACGGCGACAACAAATTTCGTATTATCTGGATGTGGTGGGGTTAACTCAGTTTGCCAAGGCACTGCCGAAGGAATTGTCAGGTGGGATGAAACAGCGCGTGGCGATCGCCCGTGCCCTTGCCTCCTGTCCCAAGATTTTGCTGATGGATGAACCGTTTGGTGCGTTGGATGTGCAGACCAAGGAAACCATGCAACAGTTTTTGTTAGAGGTTTGGCGACGCACCCACACCAGCATTTTTATGATCACCCATGATGTGGAAGAGGCAGTCTTCCTGTCCCAGCGGATCTATGTGCTGACGGCTCATCCTGGTAGCATTCAAAGTGAGATTGCGATCGATCTTCCTTCAGAGCGTGACTATCACATCAAACGCAACTCTAAATTTCAGGATTACAAAGACGAAATCATGGGTTTACTGCGGGGAGAGGAAGTTGCTTTGGTGGGATGACCTGTGAGGTGTTGCTGGTCGGTTTGACAAAAGCTCACGCTGCAATTGATTCCTGACTGGCACGGATCAAACCGTGTGCAGGCAGAATTGGAAGATGTCCTAACAAACCGTTCAGTTGTTATAGCTATCGCCACTTCATTTAACGTGAATTCGGGATAAGGATTTCGGCGATTTTAACCGCCGCTATCGGAGCAGAACCGACCTGCGTCGGTTCGTCCAATCCTACCTTTTCCGTAGTCTGCGTCGGCGGACTTGGTTCTAGTAGCCGCGAATTTATTCGCCGGGCTCTTAAACCGAACTGATGTTCATTTAGGGCAGAGGGGTGGGGTTGTGCCCCTAGCCACAGTTTCCGCTGTACCAATTCCTAAAAGTAGAACGGCAGATGGGGTAGAGGTGGTTCGCGAACCGCCTTTACAAAATCCTCCTGCCGCCCTGCCTCACAAATTTTGTATACTACAATTAAGTTTTTTTAATCTTTCATGACATCTACCCCATTTATTTATTTTTTTGAAGGGATTCCCGAAGAACTCAGCGATGTCAGTTTGCGCCGCAATCGCTCAACAGGCGTTCGCTCTGTGTTGTTGACCTTCAAGCAGTTGAAATCGATTGAACGGTTTAACAGTTACACCAAGCGTTTTGCCCAAGGGTTGCGATTGGTAGACAGTGAAGGAGAAATCAGTGTTGAACCGGACTCTGTGCAGTTTGTGTTTGGTGGTCCAGAAGGTGATGAGCTAGTGCGCGTCGAGTGCAAATTTGAGATTCAGCGAGAAGACCACTGGGAGCGGTTTGTGCGGTTTATGAATCGCTACGCCGAAGCAAATGGGATGGAGTATGGCGAGCGGAAGCAGACGTAATTTGTTAATGGTTAGTGGTTAGTGGTCAATGGTGAATGGTCAATGGTCAGTGGTCAATGGTCAGTGGTTAATGGTCAATGGTCAGTGGTTAATGGTCAATGGTCAATGGTCAATAGTCAATGGTTAGTGGTCAATGGTCAGTGGTGAATGGTCAATGGTCAATGGTCAATGGTTAATGGTTAATGGTTAGTGGTCAGTGGTCAGTGGTGAATGGTCAATAGTTAATCGTCAGTGGTGAATGGTCAGTGGTCAGTGGTCAGTGGTGAATGGTCAATGGTTAATCGTCAGTGGTGAATGGTCAGTGGTTAGTGGTCGTCAGTTTCGGCAGAGTGTGGGTGTAGCATTGGGGAGGCTCACGCAGGGGGGAGTTGAAGCTGAGATAACTGAATGCCAAGCCTTGATTGAATAAGGTCAACGGTGTTTTATTACAAGGGTGAAGGAATTGCAATGAAAGTAGCGGTCACAGGGGCAACAGGGTTTGTTGGTGGTTATCTGGTGAAGCGATTGCAGCAGGAAGGACATACTGTTGTCGTGCTGACTCGTGATGCCCAGCGTGGCAAGCAGATGTTTCCCTCAAGCAGCTTTGCGAATGTTGAGGTGGTGGCATACACGCCACTGGAGTCGGGAGATTGGCAGAGGGCGATCGCCGGATGTGATGGTGTGGTTAACCTGGCAGGTGCACCGATCGCTGAGAGCCGTTGGACACCTGAGCGCAAGCAAGAGATTCTTGACAGTCGTGTGATTGGCACTCGCAAGATCGTAGAGGCGATCGCCCAGGCAAATCCAAAGCCCAGTGTTTTGATCAACTCATCGGCGATTGGCTACTACGGCACGAGTGAAACCTCCACCTTTGATGAAACGAGTGCGGCAGGAGATGACTTTTTAGCCGAGGTCTGTAAGGCGTGGGAGGCTGAAGCACAGGCGGTAAAAGCCTCTGGCACTCGACTGGTGATTTTGAGAACGGGCATTGTTTTGGGGATGGGTGGGGCGATCGCCAAGATGCTACTGCCATTTCAACTATTTGCCGGAGGTCCGATTGGCAGTGGTCGGCAGTGGTTCTCCTGGATTCACATCAACGATCTGGTCAGCTTGATTGTCAAAGCTTTGACAGATTCTTCCCTAGAAGGCACCTTCAACGCCACTGCCCCCAACCCCGTCCGCATGAATGAGTTTTGTAACGTGTTGGGGCAGGTGATGCATCGTCCCTCCTGGTTGCCTGTTCCCGACTTTGTTCTAGAAACCCTACTGGGAGATGCTGCCAGGGTCGTTTTAGAAGGTCAACAGGTTTTACCCAAGCAAACGCTGGCGACCGGATTTGCCTATCAATACGATACGCTCAAGCCTGCTCTGAAACAGGTTTTGGGTAAGTAGAGGTAGAGGGGTGAGGGTGATAGGTGAACCGTAAAGACGCGATTAATCGCCTCTCTCCCCTACTCTCCCCACCTACCCTTCTTGCTTCATCGATTGCAGACGCTTATTGACCCAGCTAATAATGCCGCTGAGCAATGCCCCTGCCATTAGAATTCCGATCGCAGGAGTAAACACGGGTTCCCAAAGTTTGTACCAGAGGTCTAACCCCAATGGGATCTTAAAGGTGTGACCCACAACGGCGATCGCTAACCAAAAGAAACTTAGCAACACTAAGAACAAATTAGCGACCAGTGCTAAGTTGAGCCACTCCAATAATTTCTCTTTCATCAGCTTTTCCTTCACAAATTTCAAACTTCTTTCTGAGAGGTGGTTCCGTTGGGATGACCCGGCTTAAGGGTTGATTATCGCGGATTGTGGAAAATACGGCTTTGGTCAGAAAGCTTAGGACAAAGGCAATGGGTCAAACCCTGATTCGGGGAGTTTTCTGACTTGCCTCCGCCCCATCGAATGTAGCTAACGTCAGTTCGGTTTAAGAGCCCGGCGAATGAATTCGCGGCTACTAGTGTTGCGAACACAAAGTTTTGCAATGTAGGGGGTTTGGGGGCTTCGCCCCCAAGAAGGGGTTCCACCCCTTCACCCCTTTCAAACCTTATTTTTTGCTGTACTAGAGCGAAGTCCGCCGACGCGGACTCCGGAAAAGGCAGGATTTGACGAACCGACGCAGGTCGGTTTTGCTCCAATAGCGGCGGTTTTAACCGCCGAAATCCTGATCCCGAATTCACGTTAGCTATGGCTATAGCCGCCATCCAAAATCCAAAATCCAAAATTGCTAAAGGGTTATCCAAATCCCATTATTTCAAAAACATGGCTTTCAAAAAAACGGTGATGTTCCAAACCTGTTGATAACCTCTGTAAGACCCCCTGTAGTCCCCCTTACCAAGGGGGACGGCGACAGCCGGGGGTTAGTAGCAACAGATCTGAAACACTACCAAAAAAACATGGCCGCCCTCAAGGAAGGACAGCCATATTATTCCAGCAGAACCATAGATTAGTTTGTTAAACTCTGCAACTTACTTGTCAGCTTGCGCTTCTACCATCAAATTGTCGGGGTCAACATAGTGACAGGTAGCATCATCAACACAGATGAGTGCCCAGCCTGATTGATCGATTCCAATGAACTTGTATGAACCTTCTTGTACAAAAAAGCCTTTGTGATTGCGGGTTTCTGGTTTAACTTCAACGTGAGAGAGCATGATGACCAATCCTTATCTGTTTTAAAAGAGTGTGAAGCGGCGACTAGCTATAAACACTGCTAATCACCAACTTCACTGAATCTTATCATTAGATTTTCGGATGCATCATTAAAAATGATTAGTAATCATTGCATTTTCTAAATAACTGGTGAGTTTGATAACCAGAATCCCCGCAGAAACGGCCCTAGAAATGTAAATTTTTGATCCTAGCTGCCAAACAACCAGTTTTGAACTCGTATTAACCCCTTCCAATTCGGTTTGCGGCTTAACCCATCTTCACAGTTCTTCTTAACTTCTTCTCGTAGCTCTGGGACAGCCATAATCAGCTGTTCGGCGATTTCAACATGCTCCCGGACTCCAGTTTTAGCCGTCTCCAGCATGGCAACCGCCAGGTTGACTCGCGCCTGCGGATCTTGTGGATTGAGCTTGACTGCTTTTTGAGCCGCTTTGAGAGCCTGACTGGGCTTGTTATCGAGTAGATAGAGCCACGCTAGACACGTCCAGGCGGGGCTACTTTTGGGCGATCGCTCACAAACCTCTTTAAACAGTGGCAGCAGCGTTTCTGGAGATTCGCCTGCTTGATAACGCTCAATGCCTTGATCGAATAGAGTTTCAACAGTCTCAGTCATAGGAGAAGCAACAGTCGGTTACGGTTGATACTGAACGGCAAAAAATCTGAAGAACTTGAATTTTAGCGGATTCTGGTTCCTGTGAGGGTGTCATTGATGACTTGCAATCCGCCTGTACCCATTCAGGGAGCCAGAGCATGAGTCATTTGCCCCTGCGGCTACACTGCTCAAGATCTAATTCCACAGTGAAAGAGTTGGTGAGGCATCAGCGCATTTCAGTTTCACAGCACATAAGTTTCACAGCGCATAAATTAAGGGTGAAAAGCAATTCCGCTTTCACCCTTGCAATGAGACTACGACTGACGATTTAAGAGAACGACTTGCCACAGCCACAGGTTTGGTTGGCATTGGGGTTTGTAAACTGGAACCCGCCGCCAATCATGGCATCGCTGTAATCCAACACCAGCCCATAGAGGTAAAGAATGCTTTTTGGATCACAGACGACCTTAAAGCCCTCGTAGTCAAAGACCTCATCATTTTCACGAACGTTACTAAAGTCTTCAAAGTCCATGACATAAGACATTCCAGAGCAGCCACCCTGACGAACCCCAACTCGCAAACACAGGTCTTGGTTGCCCTGCTTTTCACGTAGAGAGAGAACCTGACGAAGGGCGGCGTCAGTCATAAGAATGCCACGCTGTTGAGACTGAGTTGCTTGCGTCATTGGTATAAATGACTCCTTAGATAGAGATCTTTATGTATGAATCTGAAATTGCGGTGCTACCAGAGTAATATCGGTAAATTGGGCTAGATAATCTGCCCCCACACTCTGATGGTAGCAATCTTCAGGGGTATCTTAACTGAGGAGTGTGAGAAGTTCTGAAATTAAGTCATGGTTTAAAGAATTGTTTGCACTCTGCCCAAACCTTACATCTATGACAATCCCTATAAATCCTAATAGGAGTGGATGGGTGAGGCTTAAAAAAGCAGTAGAATCATAAGCCTTCTCATAGAGAAATGCCATAACTGACTATTGCCATCTGTCAATTAAACGTTGAGGGATGGAAGGCAATGTTTAAGATGAATAATGAGAACCTGTTTAACCGGGAATACGGCTTGGTTTTCTTGTTAATTTGTTAGCGTTCGGATTATTTCTTGCTGAATATATGACAGCCCTAAATCGCTCTACCCGCCGTCGGCTCCAACAGCTTCGTCAAATTCCTAGTGTG encodes the following:
- the hypA gene encoding hydrogenase maturation nickel metallochaperone HypA, whose product is MHETDMTKALILTVKDWWESQPDRPVISQVHLTVGKCTCVEPASLQFAYAVQTQNTFLEGTELVIRETPLIAFCHPCQKEYEPDIGTHYACPTCHSPMDDIRSGRELKIDRLELRSVVGSQ
- the hypB gene encoding hydrogenase nickel incorporation protein HypB — translated: MHQTVDVALGINLLHANQAGADHNRSHLDEWGITCLNIMSSPGAGKTVLLERTLATLSRDLAIAVIEGDMTTELDAERLRQYGVPVIAINTGRSCHLDSKMVAGGLHQLEHNHDPSTFDLLLVENVGNLVCPAEFEVGEHAKVALLSVTEGADKPLKYPVMFQEADCLLITKTDLVPYLDVDVEQIAANVRQMNPDATIIPVSAKTGEGLETWFAWVKGQVAAQAVSRASYPVVALQA
- a CDS encoding ABC transporter substrate-binding protein, which codes for MNIRKLVSWIAIFVVSVAIAISCTPSPTSTSDTGSSPAASPAGEPVTLGFSAWPGWIPWQVTQDKGIFEENNVKVDLKWFDGYLDSINALAAGQLDGNSQTLNDTISSISGGADLVIVLTNDNSTGNDQIIVSEGINSIEDLRGKKVAAEEGTVDHFLLLLGLQQAGMTQADIEFQPLETGAAAAAFAAGQLDAVGVFAPFTTKALERPGSKPLFTSADFPGAISDHLVVSRQMVDERPDDVQALVNSWFDTLNYINDNKAETLTIMSKRGGVTEDEYKEYETGTTIFTIEDNLKAMEAGSDMTSLPYAAEEISNFLVEAGLAPQAPDLSKLFDDRFVKAYAESAGT
- a CDS encoding ABC transporter permease, which gives rise to MSQSTESFPSPIASHPSEMLPPTVFWRIAEGIPRRLVAILVSLSIAVPLLLWWVVSSWMASRGGTAAVFLPTPAQVLTAFWGLWSNGTLPKDIIFSLFRVLSGFFLAAVISVPLGGLMGSFASVRSLLEPIIGIIRYMPAPAFIPLLILYFGLGELPKILLIFIGTLFFNTLMIMDAVKFVPKELIETTYTLGGKRWQVLLQVIYPYIYPNIIDACRVNMAASWNLVIVAELVAATEGLGKRISIAQRFLRTDEIFAGLIVIGLIGLAIDLLFRLWLRIACRWAR
- a CDS encoding ABC transporter ATP-binding protein; translation: MHLEVNHLYKQFPTRNGSVLALKDINMHIEEGEFVCAVGASGSGKSTLLRLIAGLETATTGEVLVDGVRVTGPGSDRGMVFQHYTLYPWMTVADNVGFGLKLRGVSASQRRQQISYYLDVVGLTQFAKALPKELSGGMKQRVAIARALASCPKILLMDEPFGALDVQTKETMQQFLLEVWRRTHTSIFMITHDVEEAVFLSQRIYVLTAHPGSIQSEIAIDLPSERDYHIKRNSKFQDYKDEIMGLLRGEEVALVG
- the psb28 gene encoding photosystem II reaction center protein Psb28 — translated: MTSTPFIYFFEGIPEELSDVSLRRNRSTGVRSVLLTFKQLKSIERFNSYTKRFAQGLRLVDSEGEISVEPDSVQFVFGGPEGDELVRVECKFEIQREDHWERFVRFMNRYAEANGMEYGERKQT
- the thyD gene encoding thylakoid membrane protein ThyD, which codes for MKVAVTGATGFVGGYLVKRLQQEGHTVVVLTRDAQRGKQMFPSSSFANVEVVAYTPLESGDWQRAIAGCDGVVNLAGAPIAESRWTPERKQEILDSRVIGTRKIVEAIAQANPKPSVLINSSAIGYYGTSETSTFDETSAAGDDFLAEVCKAWEAEAQAVKASGTRLVILRTGIVLGMGGAIAKMLLPFQLFAGGPIGSGRQWFSWIHINDLVSLIVKALTDSSLEGTFNATAPNPVRMNEFCNVLGQVMHRPSWLPVPDFVLETLLGDAARVVLEGQQVLPKQTLATGFAYQYDTLKPALKQVLGK
- a CDS encoding tetratricopeptide repeat protein, with the protein product MTETVETLFDQGIERYQAGESPETLLPLFKEVCERSPKSSPAWTCLAWLYLLDNKPSQALKAAQKAVKLNPQDPQARVNLAVAMLETAKTGVREHVEIAEQLIMAVPELREEVKKNCEDGLSRKPNWKGLIRVQNWLFGS
- a CDS encoding HesB/IscA family protein, translating into MTQATQSQQRGILMTDAALRQVLSLREKQGNQDLCLRVGVRQGGCSGMSYVMDFEDFSNVRENDEVFDYEGFKVVCDPKSILYLYGLVLDYSDAMIGGGFQFTNPNANQTCGCGKSFS